In Leopardus geoffroyi isolate Oge1 chromosome D1, O.geoffroyi_Oge1_pat1.0, whole genome shotgun sequence, a single window of DNA contains:
- the PCF11 gene encoding pre-mRNA cleavage complex 2 protein Pcf11 isoform X1, giving the protein MSEQTPAEAGTAGAREDACRDYQSSLEDLTFNSKPHINMLTILAEENLPFAKEIVSLIEAQTAKAPSSEKLPVMYLMDSIVKNVGREYLTAFTKNLVATFICVFEKVDENTRKSLFKLRSTWDEIFPLKKLYALDVRVNSLDPAWPIKPLPPNVNTSSIHVNPKFLNKSPEEPSTPGTVVSSPSISTPPIVPDIQKNLTQEQLIRQQLLAKQKQLLELQQKKLELELEQAKAQLAVSLSVQQETSNLGPGSAPSKLHVPQIPPLAVKPPHQVPVQPEKSRPGPSLQIQDLKGTNRDPRLNRMSQHSSHGKDQSHRKEFLMNTLNQSDIKTSKTVPSEKLNSSKQEKSKSGEKITKKELDQLDSKSKSKSKSPSPLKNKLSHTKDLKNQESESARVSDMSKRDPRLKKHLQDKTDSKDDDVKDKRKTTEKKDKDEHMKSSEHRLVGSRNKIINGIVQKQDTITEESEKQGTKPGRSSTRKRSRSRSPKSRSPIIHSPKRRDRRSPKRRQRSMSPSSTPKAGKIRQSGVKQSHMEEFTLPSREERNAKRSNKQDIRDPRRIKKTEEERPQEAANQHSTKSGTEPKENIENWQSSKSTKRWKSGWEENKSLQQGDEHSKSPHLRHRESWSSTKGILSPRTPKQQHRLSVDANLQIPKELTLASKRELLQKTSERLASGEITQDEFLVVVHQIRQLFQYQEGKHRCNVRDSPTEENKGGLKKKPLLSDAELTYYEHKAKLKRTQVQHSFPRLDLLDPDIFDYPLTDALLSGIECEPSKSKHASRNSGAQFDRKEQFSERARRLSPISGSRTYAENLSPHEGRRRHDEQVSAKGVREEQRSPFNDRFPLKRPRYEDSDKPFVDSPASRFAGLDTNQRLTALAEDRPLFDGPSRPSVTRDGPTKMIFEGPNKLSPRIDGPPTPGSLRFDGSPGQMGGGGPLRFEGPQGQLGGGCPLRFEGPPGPVGTPLRFEGPIGQAGGGGFRFEGSPGLRFEGSAGGLRFEGPGGQPVGGLRFEGHRGQPVGGLRFEGPHGQPVGGLRFDNPRGQPVGGLRFEGGHGPSGAAIRFDGPHGQPAGGIRFEGPLLQQGVGMRFEGPHGQSVAGLRFEGQHNQLGGNLRFEGPHGQPGVGIRFEGPLVQQGGGMRFEGPSVPGGGLRIEGPLGQGGPRFEGCHALRFDGQPGQPSLLPRFDGLHGQPGPRFERTGQPGPQRFDGPPGQQVQPRFDGVPQRFDGPQHQQASRFDIPLGLQSTRFDNHPSQRLESVSFNQSGPYNDPPGNAFNAPSQGLQFQRHEQMFDSPQGPNFNGPHGPGNQSFSNPLNRASGHYFDEKNLQSSQFGNFGNLPAPITVGNIQASQQVLTGVAQPVAFGQGQQFLPVHPQNPGAFVQNPSGALPKAYPDNHLSQVDVNELFSKLLKTGILKLSQPDSATTQVNEVAAQPAPEEEEDQNEDQDVPDLTNFTIEELKQRYDSVINRLYTGIQCYSCGMRFTTSQTDVYADHLDWHYRQNRTEKDVSRKVTHRRWYYSLTDWIEFEEIADLEERAKSQFFEKVHEEVVLKTQEAAKEKEFQSVPAGPAGAVESCEICQEQFEQYWDEEEEEWHLKNAIRVDGKIYHPSCYEDYQNTSSFDCTPSPSKTPVENPLNIMLNIVKNELQEPCESPKVKEERIDTPPACTEESIATPTEIKTESDTVESV; this is encoded by the exons AAACCTCTGCCCCCCAATGTGAATACATCTAGCATCCATGTGAatcctaaatttttaaataaatcg CCCGAAGAGCCTTCAACACCTGGCACAGTGGTCAGTTCCCCTAGCATCTCCACTCCTCCAATTGTTCCTGATATACAGAAGAATCTTACTCAAGAACAACTAATAAGGCAGCAGTtactggcaaaacaaaaacagttgttAGAACTTCAGCAGAAAAAGCTGGAGCTTGAGCTAGAACAAGCTAAGGCACAACTG gCAGTTTCTCTTAGCGTTCAGCAGGAGACATCCAACTTAGGTCCTGGATCTGCACCATCCAAATTACATGTTCCACAGATTCCCCCTTTGGCTGTTAAACCTCCCCATCAAGTTCCTGTGCAACCAGAGAAAAGCCGTCCAGGTCCATCCTTACAAATTCAGGATTTGAAAGGAACTAATCGGGATCCCCGTCTTAATAGGATGAGTCAACATTCTTCGCATGGAAAAGATCAGAGTCACAGGAAAGAATTCCTAATGAACACATTGAACCAATCTGATATTAAGACAAGTAAAACTGTACCCTCTGAAAAACTAAATTCATccaagcaagagaaaagcaaatcaggTGAAAAAATAACCAAGAAAGAACTTGACCAATTAGattctaaatctaaatctaaatctaaatcacCATcacctttgaaaaacaaattatcccacacaaaagacttgaaaaatcaagaatctgaaAGTGCAAGGGTGTCGGATATGAGCAAGAGAGATCCTAGGTTAAAAAAACATCTTCAGGATAAGACTGATAGCAAAGATGATGATgtaaaagacaagagaaaaactacagaaaaaaaggacaaagatgaGCACATGAAATCATCTGAACACCGACTTGTTGGAAGTCGAAATAAAATCATCAATGGCATCGTACAAAAGCAGGATACAATAACGGAAGAATCAGAAAAACAAGGGACAAAACCAGGGAGATCAAGTACTAGAAAGCGGTCAAGATCGCGATCACCCAAGTCTCGATCACCAATTATACATTCTCCAAAGAGAAGAGATAGGCGGTCACCCAAACGAAGGCAGAGGAGTATGTCTCCAAGTTCCACACCCAAAGCTGGAAAGATTCGCCAATCAGGAGTTAAGCAATCACATATGGAAGAGTTTACGCTACCTTCCAGGGAAGAGCGAAATGCTAAAAGGAGTAATAAACAAGATATTCGAGATCCGAGACgaataaaaaagactgaagagGAACGACCACAAGAAGCTGCGAATCAGCATTCTACAAAATCCGGCACTGAACCAAAGGAGAATATAGAAAATTGGCAAAGTTCCAAGTCTACCAAAAGATGGAAATCTggttgggaagaaaataaaag CTTACAACAGGGTGATGAACATAGTAAATCTCCTCATCTAAGGCATAGGGAGAGCTGGTCAAGCACTAAAGGAATCTTGTCACCTCGAACCCCAAAGCAGCAGCATCGATTAAGTGTAGATGCCAATCTTCAGATTCCTAAAGAGTTAACTCTTGCAAGCAAAAGAGAATTACTTCAAAAG ACGAGTGAACGTTTAGCATCTGGTGAAATTACACAGGATGAGTTCCTTGTTGTTGTGCATCAAATTCGACAGCTATTTCAGTATCAAGAAGGTAAACATAGATGCAATGTACGGGATAGtcctacagaagaaaataaaggtggattaaaaaagaaacctctctTATCTGATGCTGAATTAACCTACTATGAAcataaagcaaaactgaaaaggaCACAGGTTCAGCATTCATTTCCAAGACTTGATCTCTTAGATCCTGATATTTTTGACTACCCTTTGACCGATGCCTTGTTGTCTGGAATAGAATGTGAGCCATCCAAAAGTAAACATGCAAGTAGGAATAGTGGAGCACAGTTTGACAGAAAAGAACAATTTAGTGAAAGAGCAAGACGTCTTTCTCCTATATCTGGGAGTCGTACTTATGCTGAGAATCTTTCACCCCATGAGGGCCGGAGAAGACATGACGAGCAAGTCTCTGCTAAAG gtgtaCGAGAAGAGCAGAGGTCACCATTCAATGATCGTTTTCCACTTAAGCGACCTAGATACGAAGATTCAGATAAACCATTTGTAGATAGCCCAGCATCAAGATTTGCCGGCCTCGATACAAATCAGCGACTTACAGCTTTAGCTGAAGACAGACCATTATTTGATGGACCTAGTAGGCCATCAGTAACAAGAGATGGCCCAACCAAGATGATTTTTGAAGGACCTAATAAATTGAGCCCTAGAATTGATGGACCTCCTACACCAGGTTCTCTTCGGTTTGATGGGTCACCAGGACAAATGGGGGGAGGTGGCCCTTTGAGATTTGAAGGACCACAAGGTCAGCTAGGAGGTGGATGTCCTTTGAGATTTGAAGGTCCTCCAGGACCAGTAGGGACGCCTCTGCGGTTTGAGGGGCCGATTGgtcaggcaggaggaggtggTTTTCGGTTTGAAGGTTCACCTGGTCTGAGGTTTGAGGGATCTGCAGGTGGTTTGCGATTTGAGGGACCAGGGGGCCAGCCTGTGGGTGGTCTCAGGTTTGAGGGACATCGGGGTCAACCTGTGGGTGGTCTACGGTTTGAGGGACCTCATGGTCAGCCTGTGGGTGGACTTAGATTTGATAATCCCCGAGGTCAGCCTGTAGGTGGACTTAGATTTGAAGGGGGTCATGGTCCATCAGGGGCTGCAATTAGGTTTGATGGACCTCATGGTCAGCCAGCAGGTGGGATCAGATTTGAGGGCCCTTTGCTACAGCAAGGAGTTGGAATGAGGTTTGAGGGTCCCCATGGTCAGTCAGTAGCTGGTTTGAGGTTTGAAGGACAACATAATCAACTTGGTGGGAACCTTAGGTTTGAGGGTCCACATGGTCAGCCAGGGGTTGGGATCAGGTTTGAAGGACCGTTAGTCCAACAAGGAGGTGGAATGAGGTTTGAGGGTCCTTCTGTACCAGGAGGTGGCCTGAGAATTGAAGGGCCTCTAGGTCAAGGTGGTCCAAGATTTGAAGGTTGTCATGCTTTAAGGTTTGATGGGCAGCCAGGTCAGCCATCACTCTTGCCAAGATTTGATGGATTACATGGGCAGCCAGGTCCTAGATTTGAAAGAACTGGTCAGCCAGGCCCACAGAGATTTGATGGACCACCTGGACAGCAGGTTCAACCAAGATTTGATGGTGTACCTCAAAGATTTGATGGCCCACAACACCAGCAAGCATCAAGGTTTGATATTCCTCTTGGTCTTCAAAGCACACGATTTGACAATCATCCTTCACAAAGGCTTGAATCAGTATCTTTCAATCAGTCTGGTCCATATAATGATCCACCTGGCAATGCTTTTAATGCCCCATCCCAAGGACTACAGTTCCAAAGACATGAACAAATGTTTGATTCACCTCAAGGACCAAATTTTAATGGACCACATGGCCCTGGAAACCAGAGTTTCTCGAATCCCCTTAACAGAGCTTCTGGACACTATTTTGATGAAAAGAATCTCCAGAGTTCCCAATTTGGAAACTTTGGCAATTTACCTGCTCCAATAACAGTAGGAAATATTCAGGCGTCTCAACAG GTTCTTACTGGTGTTGCTCAGCCAGTAGCATTTGGCCAAGGACAACAATTTTTACCAGTTCATCCACAAAATCCTGGAGCATTTGTTCAGAATCCTTCAG gagcccTTCCAAAGGCATATCCTGATAATCATCTCAGTCAGGTGGatgtaaatgaattattttcaaaactgcTAAAAACAGGAATTCTCAAATTGTCCCAGCCTGATTCAGCTACAACAC aAGTAAATGAAGTTGCTGCTCAGCCTGCCCCTGAAGAGGAGGAAGATCAAAATGAAGATCAAGATGTTCCAGATCTTACCAATTTTACAATTGAAGAACTGAAACA acGTTATGATAGCGTTATAAATCGGCTGTACACTGGTATTCAGTGTTACTCTTGTGGAATGAGGTTTACAACATCACAGACAGATGTATATGCAGACCACTTGGACTGGCATTATCGGCaaaacagaactgaaaaagaTGTTAGCAGAAAAGTCACTCATAGACGTTGGTACTACAGTTTAACA GACTGGATAGAATTTGAGGAAATAGCTGATTTGGAAGAACGTGCAAAGAGCCAGTTTTTTGAAAAGGTGCATGAAGAAGTTGTGCTCAAAACTCAGGAGGCTGCAAAAGAAAAGGAGTTCCAAAGTGTACCTGCTGGACCAGCTGGAGCAGTTGAg aGTTGTGAAATCTGTCAAGAACAATTTGAACAATACTGggatgaagaagaggaggaatggcatttaaaaaatgctattagaGTAGATGGAAAG aTTTATCATCCATCATGTTACGAGGATTATCAAAAT ACATCTTCATTTGATTGTACACCATCTCCCAGCAAGACACCAGTTGAAAACCCTTTGAACATTATGTTGAACATTGTCAAAAATGAATTGCAGGAACCCTGTGAAAGTCCCAAAGTTAAGGAAGAACGAATTGATACCCCACCAGCTTGTACAGAGGAAAGCATAGCAACACCCactgaaattaaaacagaaagtgATACAGTCGAGTcagtttaa
- the PCF11 gene encoding pre-mRNA cleavage complex 2 protein Pcf11 isoform X2 encodes MSEQTPAEAGTAGAREDACRDYQSSLEDLTFNSKPHINMLTILAEENLPFAKEIVSLIEAQTAKAPSSEKLPVMYLMDSIVKNVGREYLTAFTKNLVATFICVFEKVDENTRKSLFKLRSTWDEIFPLKKLYALDVRVNSLDPAWPIKPLPPNVNTSSIHVNPKFLNKSPEEPSTPGTVVSSPSISTPPIVPDIQKNLTQEQLIRQQLLAKQKQLLELQQKKLELELEQAKAQLAVSLSVQQETSNLGPGSAPSKLHVPQIPPLAVKPPHQVPVQPEKSRPGPSLQIQDLKGTNRDPRLNRMSQHSSHGKDQSHRKEFLMNTLNQSDIKTSKTVPSEKLNSSKQEKSKSGEKITKKELDQLDSKSKSKSKSPSPLKNKLSHTKDLKNQESESARVSDMSKRDPRLKKHLQDKTDSKDDDVKDKRKTTEKKDKDEHMKSSEHRLVGSRNKIINGIVQKQDTITEESEKQGTKPGRSSTRKRSRSRSPKSRSPIIHSPKRRDRRSPKRRQRSMSPSSTPKAGKIRQSGVKQSHMEEFTLPSREERNAKRSNKQDIRDPRRIKKTEEERPQEAANQHSTKSGTEPKENIENWQSSKSTKRWKSGWEENKSLQQGDEHSKSPHLRHRESWSSTKGILSPRTPKQQHRLSVDANLQIPKELTLASKRELLQKTSERLASGEITQDEFLVVVHQIRQLFQYQEGKHRCNVRDSPTEENKGGLKKKPLLSDAELTYYEHKAKLKRTQVQHSFPRLDLLDPDIFDYPLTDALLSGIECEPSKSKHASRNSGAQFDRKEQFSERARRLSPISGSRTYAENLSPHEGRRRHDEQVSAKGVREEQRSPFNDRFPLKRPRYEDSDKPFVDSPASRFAGLDTNQRLTALAEDRPLFDGPSRPSVTRDGPTKMIFEGPNKLSPRIDGPPTPGSLRFDGSPGQMGGGGPLRFEGPQGQLGGGCPLRFEGPPGPVGTPLRFEGPIGQAGGGGFRFEGSPGLRFEGSAGGLRFEGPGGQPVGGLRFEGHRGQPVGGLRFEGPHGQPVGGLRFDNPRGQPVGGLRFEGGHGPSGAAIRFDGPHGQPAGGIRFEGPLLQQGVGMRFEGPHGQSVAGLRFEGQHNQLGGNLRFEGPHGQPGVGIRFEGPLVQQGGGMRFEGPSVPGGGLRIEGPLGQGGPRFEGCHALRFDGQPGQPSLLPRFDGLHGQPGPRFERTGQPGPQRFDGPPGQQVQPRFDGVPQRFDGPQHQQASRFDIPLGLQSTRFDNHPSQRLESVSFNQSGPYNDPPGNAFNAPSQGLQFQRHEQMFDSPQGPNFNGPHGPGNQSFSNPLNRASGHYFDEKNLQSSQFGNFGNLPAPITVGNIQASQQVLTGVAQPVAFGQGQQFLPVHPQNPGAFVQNPSGALPKAYPDNHLSQVDVNELFSKLLKTGILKLSQPDSATTLNEVAAQPAPEEEEDQNEDQDVPDLTNFTIEELKQRYDSVINRLYTGIQCYSCGMRFTTSQTDVYADHLDWHYRQNRTEKDVSRKVTHRRWYYSLTDWIEFEEIADLEERAKSQFFEKVHEEVVLKTQEAAKEKEFQSVPAGPAGAVESCEICQEQFEQYWDEEEEEWHLKNAIRVDGKIYHPSCYEDYQNTSSFDCTPSPSKTPVENPLNIMLNIVKNELQEPCESPKVKEERIDTPPACTEESIATPTEIKTESDTVESV; translated from the exons AAACCTCTGCCCCCCAATGTGAATACATCTAGCATCCATGTGAatcctaaatttttaaataaatcg CCCGAAGAGCCTTCAACACCTGGCACAGTGGTCAGTTCCCCTAGCATCTCCACTCCTCCAATTGTTCCTGATATACAGAAGAATCTTACTCAAGAACAACTAATAAGGCAGCAGTtactggcaaaacaaaaacagttgttAGAACTTCAGCAGAAAAAGCTGGAGCTTGAGCTAGAACAAGCTAAGGCACAACTG gCAGTTTCTCTTAGCGTTCAGCAGGAGACATCCAACTTAGGTCCTGGATCTGCACCATCCAAATTACATGTTCCACAGATTCCCCCTTTGGCTGTTAAACCTCCCCATCAAGTTCCTGTGCAACCAGAGAAAAGCCGTCCAGGTCCATCCTTACAAATTCAGGATTTGAAAGGAACTAATCGGGATCCCCGTCTTAATAGGATGAGTCAACATTCTTCGCATGGAAAAGATCAGAGTCACAGGAAAGAATTCCTAATGAACACATTGAACCAATCTGATATTAAGACAAGTAAAACTGTACCCTCTGAAAAACTAAATTCATccaagcaagagaaaagcaaatcaggTGAAAAAATAACCAAGAAAGAACTTGACCAATTAGattctaaatctaaatctaaatctaaatcacCATcacctttgaaaaacaaattatcccacacaaaagacttgaaaaatcaagaatctgaaAGTGCAAGGGTGTCGGATATGAGCAAGAGAGATCCTAGGTTAAAAAAACATCTTCAGGATAAGACTGATAGCAAAGATGATGATgtaaaagacaagagaaaaactacagaaaaaaaggacaaagatgaGCACATGAAATCATCTGAACACCGACTTGTTGGAAGTCGAAATAAAATCATCAATGGCATCGTACAAAAGCAGGATACAATAACGGAAGAATCAGAAAAACAAGGGACAAAACCAGGGAGATCAAGTACTAGAAAGCGGTCAAGATCGCGATCACCCAAGTCTCGATCACCAATTATACATTCTCCAAAGAGAAGAGATAGGCGGTCACCCAAACGAAGGCAGAGGAGTATGTCTCCAAGTTCCACACCCAAAGCTGGAAAGATTCGCCAATCAGGAGTTAAGCAATCACATATGGAAGAGTTTACGCTACCTTCCAGGGAAGAGCGAAATGCTAAAAGGAGTAATAAACAAGATATTCGAGATCCGAGACgaataaaaaagactgaagagGAACGACCACAAGAAGCTGCGAATCAGCATTCTACAAAATCCGGCACTGAACCAAAGGAGAATATAGAAAATTGGCAAAGTTCCAAGTCTACCAAAAGATGGAAATCTggttgggaagaaaataaaag CTTACAACAGGGTGATGAACATAGTAAATCTCCTCATCTAAGGCATAGGGAGAGCTGGTCAAGCACTAAAGGAATCTTGTCACCTCGAACCCCAAAGCAGCAGCATCGATTAAGTGTAGATGCCAATCTTCAGATTCCTAAAGAGTTAACTCTTGCAAGCAAAAGAGAATTACTTCAAAAG ACGAGTGAACGTTTAGCATCTGGTGAAATTACACAGGATGAGTTCCTTGTTGTTGTGCATCAAATTCGACAGCTATTTCAGTATCAAGAAGGTAAACATAGATGCAATGTACGGGATAGtcctacagaagaaaataaaggtggattaaaaaagaaacctctctTATCTGATGCTGAATTAACCTACTATGAAcataaagcaaaactgaaaaggaCACAGGTTCAGCATTCATTTCCAAGACTTGATCTCTTAGATCCTGATATTTTTGACTACCCTTTGACCGATGCCTTGTTGTCTGGAATAGAATGTGAGCCATCCAAAAGTAAACATGCAAGTAGGAATAGTGGAGCACAGTTTGACAGAAAAGAACAATTTAGTGAAAGAGCAAGACGTCTTTCTCCTATATCTGGGAGTCGTACTTATGCTGAGAATCTTTCACCCCATGAGGGCCGGAGAAGACATGACGAGCAAGTCTCTGCTAAAG gtgtaCGAGAAGAGCAGAGGTCACCATTCAATGATCGTTTTCCACTTAAGCGACCTAGATACGAAGATTCAGATAAACCATTTGTAGATAGCCCAGCATCAAGATTTGCCGGCCTCGATACAAATCAGCGACTTACAGCTTTAGCTGAAGACAGACCATTATTTGATGGACCTAGTAGGCCATCAGTAACAAGAGATGGCCCAACCAAGATGATTTTTGAAGGACCTAATAAATTGAGCCCTAGAATTGATGGACCTCCTACACCAGGTTCTCTTCGGTTTGATGGGTCACCAGGACAAATGGGGGGAGGTGGCCCTTTGAGATTTGAAGGACCACAAGGTCAGCTAGGAGGTGGATGTCCTTTGAGATTTGAAGGTCCTCCAGGACCAGTAGGGACGCCTCTGCGGTTTGAGGGGCCGATTGgtcaggcaggaggaggtggTTTTCGGTTTGAAGGTTCACCTGGTCTGAGGTTTGAGGGATCTGCAGGTGGTTTGCGATTTGAGGGACCAGGGGGCCAGCCTGTGGGTGGTCTCAGGTTTGAGGGACATCGGGGTCAACCTGTGGGTGGTCTACGGTTTGAGGGACCTCATGGTCAGCCTGTGGGTGGACTTAGATTTGATAATCCCCGAGGTCAGCCTGTAGGTGGACTTAGATTTGAAGGGGGTCATGGTCCATCAGGGGCTGCAATTAGGTTTGATGGACCTCATGGTCAGCCAGCAGGTGGGATCAGATTTGAGGGCCCTTTGCTACAGCAAGGAGTTGGAATGAGGTTTGAGGGTCCCCATGGTCAGTCAGTAGCTGGTTTGAGGTTTGAAGGACAACATAATCAACTTGGTGGGAACCTTAGGTTTGAGGGTCCACATGGTCAGCCAGGGGTTGGGATCAGGTTTGAAGGACCGTTAGTCCAACAAGGAGGTGGAATGAGGTTTGAGGGTCCTTCTGTACCAGGAGGTGGCCTGAGAATTGAAGGGCCTCTAGGTCAAGGTGGTCCAAGATTTGAAGGTTGTCATGCTTTAAGGTTTGATGGGCAGCCAGGTCAGCCATCACTCTTGCCAAGATTTGATGGATTACATGGGCAGCCAGGTCCTAGATTTGAAAGAACTGGTCAGCCAGGCCCACAGAGATTTGATGGACCACCTGGACAGCAGGTTCAACCAAGATTTGATGGTGTACCTCAAAGATTTGATGGCCCACAACACCAGCAAGCATCAAGGTTTGATATTCCTCTTGGTCTTCAAAGCACACGATTTGACAATCATCCTTCACAAAGGCTTGAATCAGTATCTTTCAATCAGTCTGGTCCATATAATGATCCACCTGGCAATGCTTTTAATGCCCCATCCCAAGGACTACAGTTCCAAAGACATGAACAAATGTTTGATTCACCTCAAGGACCAAATTTTAATGGACCACATGGCCCTGGAAACCAGAGTTTCTCGAATCCCCTTAACAGAGCTTCTGGACACTATTTTGATGAAAAGAATCTCCAGAGTTCCCAATTTGGAAACTTTGGCAATTTACCTGCTCCAATAACAGTAGGAAATATTCAGGCGTCTCAACAG GTTCTTACTGGTGTTGCTCAGCCAGTAGCATTTGGCCAAGGACAACAATTTTTACCAGTTCATCCACAAAATCCTGGAGCATTTGTTCAGAATCCTTCAG gagcccTTCCAAAGGCATATCCTGATAATCATCTCAGTCAGGTGGatgtaaatgaattattttcaaaactgcTAAAAACAGGAATTCTCAAATTGTCCCAGCCTGATTCAGCTACAACAC TAAATGAAGTTGCTGCTCAGCCTGCCCCTGAAGAGGAGGAAGATCAAAATGAAGATCAAGATGTTCCAGATCTTACCAATTTTACAATTGAAGAACTGAAACA acGTTATGATAGCGTTATAAATCGGCTGTACACTGGTATTCAGTGTTACTCTTGTGGAATGAGGTTTACAACATCACAGACAGATGTATATGCAGACCACTTGGACTGGCATTATCGGCaaaacagaactgaaaaagaTGTTAGCAGAAAAGTCACTCATAGACGTTGGTACTACAGTTTAACA GACTGGATAGAATTTGAGGAAATAGCTGATTTGGAAGAACGTGCAAAGAGCCAGTTTTTTGAAAAGGTGCATGAAGAAGTTGTGCTCAAAACTCAGGAGGCTGCAAAAGAAAAGGAGTTCCAAAGTGTACCTGCTGGACCAGCTGGAGCAGTTGAg aGTTGTGAAATCTGTCAAGAACAATTTGAACAATACTGggatgaagaagaggaggaatggcatttaaaaaatgctattagaGTAGATGGAAAG aTTTATCATCCATCATGTTACGAGGATTATCAAAAT ACATCTTCATTTGATTGTACACCATCTCCCAGCAAGACACCAGTTGAAAACCCTTTGAACATTATGTTGAACATTGTCAAAAATGAATTGCAGGAACCCTGTGAAAGTCCCAAAGTTAAGGAAGAACGAATTGATACCCCACCAGCTTGTACAGAGGAAAGCATAGCAACACCCactgaaattaaaacagaaagtgATACAGTCGAGTcagtttaa